Proteins from a single region of Sporosarcina sp. P33:
- a CDS encoding universal stress protein translates to MGKMKSRMDESILVCVYYGPNGERLIKRGSKIAEIMDCPLYILTVDPAPLDDFDAEKSGYVDRWQELAEELDVEAFIIRDDEKRPAAKVIKEVAHKYGITQIVIGQTAQSRWEEITKGSFMNVLLREIPFVDFHVVSVDRAIKSETEGSFEKGVRAYLVPDGDSFRINFTLTKQAQYEGIFFKEIGTDFNNGIFKFMQNNKICQVQIEDDQVLETSKIQCKVHD, encoded by the coding sequence ATGGGCAAAATGAAAAGCCGTATGGACGAGAGCATTCTCGTTTGTGTGTATTACGGTCCAAATGGTGAACGTCTCATTAAAAGAGGATCCAAAATAGCAGAAATCATGGACTGTCCTCTCTATATTCTGACAGTTGATCCTGCTCCGCTGGATGATTTTGATGCAGAAAAATCGGGATATGTGGATCGTTGGCAAGAACTTGCGGAAGAGCTCGATGTAGAGGCATTCATTATCCGCGATGACGAAAAGCGGCCGGCTGCAAAGGTAATTAAAGAAGTAGCCCATAAGTATGGCATTACACAAATCGTCATCGGCCAAACCGCGCAGAGCCGCTGGGAAGAAATCACAAAAGGGTCATTCATGAACGTCCTGCTGAGGGAAATTCCTTTTGTAGATTTCCATGTAGTTTCTGTAGACCGGGCGATTAAAAGTGAAACAGAGGGGTCATTTGAAAAAGGAGTCCGGGCTTATCTGGTTCCGGACGGTGACAGTTTCCGAATAAATTTCACGTTAACCAAACAGGCACAATATGAAGGGATCTTCTTTAAAGAGATCGGAACCGATTTCAACAATGGGATTTTCAAATTCATGCAGAACAATAAAATATGTCAGGTTCAGATAGAAGATGACCAGGTGCTGGAGACAAGCAAAATTCAATGCAAGGTTCACGACTGA
- the murB gene encoding UDP-N-acetylmuramate dehydrogenase: MSKHRWFEDLQEKIENGWLLLDEPLNKYTKTRLGGKADVVAAPGTIEEVQAVVSYAYEQKIPILLLGNGSNMVVRDGGVRGIVLYMANFNHITIEGNKMTAEAGANIIDASIEAAKACLTGLEFACGIPGSIGGAMAMNAGAYGGEIKDIIQQATVMDHTGKIFVLSKDELELGYRKSIITAKGYFVLSAEFLLAPGEQCDIDAKVADLTFQRESKQPLEFPSAGSVFKRPPGYFAGKLIQDSGLQGKGFGGAEVSTKHAGFIVNKNGATAADYIQTIEMVKAEVKKNFGIDLEMEVKIVGEELPE; the protein is encoded by the coding sequence ATGTCAAAGCATCGCTGGTTTGAAGATCTTCAAGAGAAAATAGAAAACGGCTGGTTGTTGCTTGATGAACCGCTGAACAAATATACGAAAACACGTCTGGGCGGAAAAGCGGATGTGGTCGCAGCCCCCGGCACAATAGAAGAAGTGCAGGCAGTTGTCAGTTATGCCTATGAACAGAAAATACCCATCTTGTTACTGGGGAATGGTTCGAATATGGTCGTACGTGACGGCGGAGTCCGTGGAATTGTTTTGTATATGGCGAATTTTAATCATATTACCATTGAAGGAAATAAAATGACTGCGGAAGCAGGGGCCAATATTATCGATGCATCCATTGAGGCGGCGAAGGCTTGTCTGACAGGGCTGGAGTTTGCCTGCGGCATTCCCGGTTCCATCGGCGGCGCCATGGCTATGAACGCAGGTGCTTACGGCGGAGAGATCAAAGATATTATTCAGCAGGCGACTGTCATGGATCATACAGGGAAGATTTTCGTGCTGTCTAAAGATGAATTGGAGCTTGGCTACCGTAAGAGTATTATCACGGCAAAGGGCTATTTTGTTTTGTCTGCAGAATTCCTGCTCGCTCCGGGTGAGCAGTGCGACATTGATGCGAAAGTGGCTGACCTGACTTTTCAGCGTGAATCGAAGCAGCCGCTTGAATTTCCTTCGGCGGGAAGTGTTTTCAAACGCCCCCCGGGATACTTTGCAGGTAAGCTGATTCAAGACAGCGGCTTACAGGGAAAAGGGTTTGGAGGCGCAGAAGTATCCACTAAGCATGCAGGATTCATCGTCAATAAAAATGGCGCTACGGCAGCAGATTATATTCAGACGATTGAAATGGTCAAAGCAGAAGTGAAGAAGAACTTCGGAATTGATCTCGAAATGGAAGTAAAGATTGTCGGAGAAGAACTGCCTGAATGA
- a CDS encoding YceI family protein, translating into MNKWKVDSAASTVGFSVPHMMVSTVSGTFEKFSGELQGNITDLTKCSIEFQVCVSSIQTKNRDRDLHLCSEDFFDAQTFPQMTFSSRSIYADPDGSYRMTGSLTIKGTSKRALFCVTPQEVTVFGATFLVDGEIKRKDFGLLWNRAIEAGGVMVGDVIDITMKVAVCRN; encoded by the coding sequence GTGAATAAATGGAAAGTAGATTCCGCAGCATCCACTGTCGGCTTTTCAGTTCCCCATATGATGGTATCCACGGTTTCAGGCACATTCGAAAAGTTTTCGGGAGAGTTGCAGGGCAATATTACAGATCTGACGAAATGCAGCATTGAATTTCAAGTGTGCGTATCTTCTATTCAGACCAAGAACAGAGACCGTGATCTACATCTATGCTCGGAAGACTTTTTTGATGCACAGACCTTTCCGCAAATGACTTTTTCTTCCCGTTCCATTTATGCCGATCCAGATGGCAGCTACCGAATGACGGGCAGCCTGACGATTAAAGGCACGTCAAAAAGAGCTTTGTTCTGCGTTACACCGCAAGAAGTTACGGTGTTTGGCGCCACGTTTCTGGTTGATGGAGAAATAAAACGCAAAGACTTCGGCTTACTGTGGAACCGCGCAATCGAAGCTGGCGGCGTTATGGTGGGTGATGTAATCGACATTACTATGAAGGTTGCTGTCTGCAGAAATTAG
- a CDS encoding FAD-dependent oxidoreductase, which yields MNESLWLATAYPQSAYPTVQDDLTCEVLIIGGGLSGIANAYFLAKQGKDVVLLEKNSLLHGATGNSTGKLTAQHDLVYADLIAQFDVESAKQYFQVNEQAVQFARSIAKADQLQTAHSALYSQTPEGTERLLAEKKAYEEIGIPFSLAGSAADLPFETAHTLLIEDEAQIHPVRFGQHLAQLAAEEGARLYEHAQVAALDTDRHFVKLASSKTVSYRQLVICSHYPIEALEGMQILKLDVERSYIAAAKTDTPFDHQYIAVDQPKRSIRTATIDDQSYLLLCAESHPAGAEKETQVHYDNITDDLKTTLEHPEIMYKWSAQDPSTPDLVPYAGAISTSSPDVYISTGYRKWGLTNSLASAQIISDAITGKKNPASELYSPGRTEFGSLFSRALLLTGRTVKEFTGGHIARTDSPICTHMGCRTRWNKGDQTWDCPCHGSRFRADGSVLEGPATQPLDLG from the coding sequence ATGAATGAGTCGTTATGGCTGGCTACTGCTTATCCGCAGTCTGCCTATCCGACAGTGCAAGATGATTTGACATGTGAGGTGCTGATTATCGGCGGAGGGCTCAGCGGCATTGCCAATGCCTACTTTTTAGCCAAACAAGGAAAGGACGTTGTGCTGCTCGAGAAGAATAGTTTGCTGCACGGTGCAACAGGGAATTCCACAGGTAAATTAACTGCCCAGCATGATCTGGTCTATGCCGATCTGATTGCGCAATTTGATGTAGAGAGTGCAAAACAGTACTTTCAAGTAAACGAACAGGCTGTCCAGTTTGCACGTTCCATCGCAAAAGCAGATCAGCTGCAAACCGCACATTCCGCACTGTACTCGCAAACGCCAGAAGGCACAGAAAGGCTGCTGGCAGAGAAAAAGGCGTATGAAGAAATCGGTATTCCCTTTTCATTGGCAGGAAGTGCAGCAGATTTGCCGTTTGAGACGGCGCATACGCTATTAATTGAAGATGAAGCACAAATCCATCCCGTTCGCTTCGGTCAGCATTTGGCACAGCTTGCCGCGGAAGAAGGCGCGCGTTTGTATGAACATGCACAAGTAGCCGCGCTGGATACAGACCGTCATTTTGTCAAGCTGGCTTCTTCGAAGACCGTCAGTTATCGTCAGCTTGTCATCTGCTCCCATTATCCGATTGAAGCACTGGAAGGAATGCAAATCCTTAAATTAGACGTGGAACGGTCATATATCGCTGCCGCTAAAACGGACACACCGTTTGATCATCAATATATCGCGGTAGATCAGCCGAAACGTTCCATTCGCACCGCGACAATAGACGATCAATCCTATTTACTTCTCTGTGCCGAGTCCCATCCGGCAGGAGCAGAAAAAGAGACACAAGTGCATTACGACAATATTACGGATGATTTGAAGACGACGCTGGAACATCCTGAAATCATGTATAAATGGTCTGCGCAAGATCCGTCCACTCCTGATTTAGTGCCGTACGCCGGAGCCATTTCCACCTCCTCACCCGACGTTTATATTAGTACGGGCTACAGGAAGTGGGGATTAACCAACTCACTGGCAAGTGCACAGATTATTTCAGATGCTATCACAGGCAAAAAAAATCCCGCAAGCGAACTATATTCGCCAGGCAGGACAGAATTCGGTTCATTGTTCAGCCGCGCACTGCTGCTGACCGGACGCACTGTAAAAGAGTTTACGGGCGGGCACATTGCACGTACCGATTCTCCTATTTGCACGCATATGGGGTGCCGTACCCGCTGGAATAAAGGTGACCAGACGTGGGACTGCCCTTGCCACGGCTCACGTTTTCGTGCGGACGGATCTGTTCTCGAAGGACCTGCCACACAGCCGCTGGATTTAGGATAA
- a CDS encoding manganese-dependent inorganic pyrophosphatase, whose protein sequence is MSKVLVIGHKNPDTDSIASAITYAYLKQQIGVDAEAVRLGNISKETAYALETFGFEAPRLIEKAAPETSQVILVDHNEKQQSVDDLEDVQVLEVIDHHRIANFQTNDPLYYRAEPVGCTATILNKLFKEHGVAIPKNIAGLMLSAIVSDSLLFKSPTFTPQDQAAAEELAAIAEVDAAEYGLAMLKAGADLSATPVKELARLDAKEFEFGDVKMEIAQVNAVDLQDILGRQDELEAVLHEIIEQKGLDLFLFVVTDIINSDSVIIALGKEAERAGSAFNVSFNNNSALLKGIVSRKKQIVPVLTEALS, encoded by the coding sequence ATGTCAAAAGTATTAGTTATCGGGCATAAAAATCCGGATACAGACTCCATCGCATCTGCGATTACGTATGCGTATCTCAAACAGCAGATCGGAGTCGACGCAGAAGCGGTGCGTTTAGGGAATATTTCAAAAGAAACGGCATATGCGCTCGAAACATTCGGTTTTGAAGCGCCGCGTCTGATCGAGAAAGCTGCACCGGAAACTTCCCAAGTTATTTTGGTCGACCACAATGAAAAACAGCAGAGTGTTGATGATCTGGAAGATGTACAGGTGCTGGAAGTAATTGATCACCACCGTATAGCGAATTTCCAAACGAATGATCCGCTGTACTATCGTGCGGAGCCTGTAGGCTGTACAGCAACTATCTTAAATAAATTGTTTAAAGAGCACGGAGTTGCAATTCCGAAGAATATTGCAGGATTAATGTTGTCTGCAATTGTATCGGATTCTTTATTATTCAAATCACCAACTTTCACTCCTCAAGACCAGGCTGCGGCTGAAGAACTAGCTGCAATTGCAGAAGTGGATGCAGCCGAGTACGGTCTCGCTATGCTGAAAGCAGGCGCGGATTTAAGTGCAACGCCTGTAAAAGAGTTAGCCAGGCTTGACGCGAAAGAATTTGAATTTGGCGATGTGAAAATGGAAATCGCACAAGTGAACGCAGTGGACTTACAAGATATTCTTGGGCGTCAGGATGAGCTGGAAGCTGTATTACATGAAATCATCGAACAAAAAGGACTGGATCTTTTCCTGTTTGTCGTAACTGATATCATTAACAGTGATTCCGTCATCATTGCACTCGGTAAAGAAGCAGAGCGTGCAGGATCTGCATTTAACGTTTCATTCAATAATAACTCTGCGCTGTTAAAAGGCATCGTTTCCCGTAAGAAACAAATTGTGCCTGTACTGACTGAAGCACTTTCATAA
- a CDS encoding Rrf2 family transcriptional regulator: protein MRLTMYTDYSLRVLIYLASKQPDELSTIQEISDAYQISKNHLTKIVHELGKLQLIETIRGRGGGIRLCVRPDSINVGELVRKTEDDFHLVECFDPDKNMCILSSACRLRGVLYEALQAYFAVLDRYTIADFLHNKEEIQSLLFPLVKPE, encoded by the coding sequence ATGCGATTAACGATGTATACAGATTATTCGCTGCGTGTTCTGATTTATTTAGCTTCCAAGCAGCCTGATGAACTATCTACTATCCAAGAAATCTCGGATGCTTATCAAATCTCGAAAAATCACCTCACCAAAATTGTCCATGAACTGGGGAAACTGCAGCTGATCGAGACGATCCGGGGGCGCGGCGGCGGAATTCGTCTGTGCGTGAGACCCGACAGTATTAATGTAGGCGAACTGGTCCGTAAAACAGAAGATGATTTTCATTTGGTCGAATGCTTTGATCCGGATAAAAACATGTGTATACTATCAAGTGCCTGCCGGCTGAGAGGCGTATTATATGAAGCGCTTCAAGCATACTTTGCTGTGCTCGACCGCTACACGATTGCCGATTTCCTTCATAATAAGGAAGAGATCCAATCTTTGTTATTTCCACTAGTCAAACCTGAATAG
- the hmpA gene encoding NO-inducible flavohemoprotein: MLDQKTIDIIKSTVPVLEQHGTTITSVFYKNMFKAHPELLDIFNHANQSQGRQQTALANTVYAAAQHIDNLGAILPAVVQIAHKHVSLGILPEHYPIVGEHLLKAIKEVLGDAATPEIIDAWAAAYGVIADAFIGVEAEMYENTAKAEGGWELFKEFEIVDKVKESDVITSFYLKPVDGEKLPYYLPGQYITVRMEIPGAKNIVNRQYSLSQKSNDETFRISVKREDTLSPNGVVSCYLHNEAKVGDTLEVSAPAGDFYLEPTGTGPVTLISGGVGITPMKAMYSTIADLSPDREVAFLHSARTRSQQAFANKLEQLNAKMPNSTYKALYSEEGDGVFTREFLEKNVIAGSDVYVCGPTGFMEFVIQQLHAIGVPEDKIHFEFFGPAVALELATV, translated from the coding sequence ATGTTAGATCAAAAAACTATCGATATTATTAAATCCACTGTACCAGTACTGGAGCAACACGGGACAACCATCACATCTGTTTTTTACAAAAATATGTTTAAAGCGCATCCGGAATTACTAGATATATTCAATCACGCGAACCAATCACAAGGACGTCAGCAGACAGCATTAGCAAATACTGTCTATGCGGCAGCACAGCATATTGACAACCTGGGAGCAATCCTACCGGCTGTTGTACAAATCGCACATAAGCACGTGTCACTTGGAATCTTGCCGGAACATTATCCAATCGTTGGTGAACACCTGCTAAAAGCAATCAAAGAAGTGCTTGGCGATGCAGCGACTCCTGAAATCATCGATGCATGGGCGGCAGCTTACGGCGTCATCGCAGATGCATTCATCGGAGTAGAGGCAGAGATGTATGAAAATACAGCTAAAGCTGAAGGCGGCTGGGAGCTGTTCAAAGAATTCGAGATCGTAGACAAAGTAAAAGAAAGTGATGTCATCACTTCCTTCTATCTAAAACCGGTGGACGGAGAAAAATTACCATACTACTTACCTGGACAATATATTACTGTCCGTATGGAAATTCCGGGCGCGAAAAACATCGTAAACCGTCAGTACAGTCTGTCACAAAAATCGAATGACGAGACATTCCGTATTTCGGTTAAGCGCGAAGATACATTGTCGCCAAACGGCGTAGTGTCTTGCTACTTGCATAATGAGGCTAAAGTGGGCGACACATTGGAAGTCAGCGCACCAGCAGGTGATTTCTACTTAGAGCCTACTGGAACTGGTCCTGTGACACTTATCAGCGGCGGCGTTGGTATTACACCAATGAAAGCTATGTATTCAACAATTGCTGACTTGTCTCCAGACCGCGAAGTGGCATTCCTGCACTCTGCACGCACTCGCAGCCAACAGGCATTTGCGAATAAATTAGAGCAATTGAACGCAAAAATGCCAAACTCTACTTACAAAGCTCTTTATTCTGAAGAGGGAGACGGCGTATTCACACGTGAATTCCTTGAAAAGAACGTCATTGCAGGCAGCGATGTCTATGTATGTGGTCCGACTGGCTTCATGGAGTTCGTTATTCAACAGCTTCATGCAATTGGAGTACCGGAAGATAAAATTCACTTCGAGTTCTTCGGTCCTGCTGTAGCACTTGAATTAGCAACTGTATAA
- a CDS encoding DNA-3-methyladenine glycosylase, with amino-acid sequence MYEPIDSSFFTAPVIELARNLVGQYIVHEQPEGLSVVRIVETEAYHGPEDRAAHSFGNRRTKRTEIMFGEAGSVYTYQMHTHVLMNVVGAQEGTPHAVLLRAGEPIEGLSLMQARRGGHIKKVTDLTNGPGKLSKALNVTMAYYGHHWTQRPLYIAEGFPQSEIEAGPRVGIGNTGEAVHYPWRFYEKDNPYVSKYRK; translated from the coding sequence ATGTATGAACCGATTGATTCATCATTCTTTACTGCTCCTGTAATTGAACTTGCCCGTAATTTAGTGGGGCAATATATCGTACACGAGCAGCCTGAAGGTTTATCAGTGGTCAGGATAGTGGAAACAGAAGCGTATCACGGGCCTGAAGACCGTGCAGCGCATAGTTTTGGAAATCGCAGAACGAAACGGACGGAGATTATGTTTGGAGAGGCGGGCTCGGTATATACATATCAGATGCATACTCATGTGCTGATGAATGTGGTGGGCGCACAGGAAGGGACGCCCCATGCAGTATTACTGCGGGCAGGTGAGCCGATAGAGGGATTGTCACTTATGCAAGCACGCCGGGGCGGACATATTAAGAAAGTGACGGATCTGACGAACGGGCCCGGAAAGCTTTCCAAAGCACTGAACGTAACGATGGCATACTACGGCCACCATTGGACTCAGCGGCCTCTCTACATAGCCGAGGGTTTTCCGCAATCAGAGATAGAAGCGGGACCGCGTGTAGGAATTGGCAATACTGGTGAGGCCGTACATTATCCATGGCGGTTTTATGAGAAAGATAATCCGTACGTCTCAAAGTACAGGAAATAA
- a CDS encoding ABC transporter ATP-binding protein codes for MSPQIKPAGSVKEFIGLVKTLHWPVAVTVIAFVLSLVETAAGLAVPLITKDLVDSFTSELMNWKTGVFLLVLFVVQAIAGGFSYYMLAYIGESVVADLRNQLWQKVLRLPVPYFDQNETGETMSRITQDTTVLKSLVSEHLVSFISGLISIVGAVIILLVLDWKMTIIMLISVPVSMAILYPLGRLMHKVAKATQAEMAKFSGHLGRVLGDIRLVKAYRAEPAEGEKGKAAIRSLLGYGLKEAKIQAVISPIMMLTMMGILVVILGYGGAQVAKGDLSAGTLVAIIFLLFQIIMPFAKMAQFFTSFQKAVGATERIQGILHMNSEPAEGKSVSKANETITFSDVHFSYEEGKEVVKGISFAAETGTVTAFVGPSGGGKTTIFSLVERFYQPTSGEIRFGDASIQTIPLSDWRRRIGYVSQESPLLSGTILDNIAYGLEKRPPLDQVIEAAKAANAYTFIEEMPDGFETMVGERGMKLSGGQRQRIAIARALLHNPEILLLDEATSNLDSGSETHVQEALRRLMHGRTTLIIAHRLATVLHADQLLFLENGQITGRGRHAELLETHELYREFAAGQGLA; via the coding sequence ATGAGTCCGCAAATAAAACCTGCAGGGTCTGTTAAAGAATTCATAGGCCTTGTTAAAACATTACACTGGCCTGTTGCAGTAACGGTCATTGCATTCGTGCTCTCCCTCGTTGAAACGGCGGCAGGACTTGCGGTGCCGCTGATCACCAAAGATTTAGTGGACTCTTTTACGAGTGAATTGATGAACTGGAAAACGGGTGTGTTTCTGCTCGTTTTATTCGTCGTGCAGGCAATTGCCGGTGGGTTTTCCTATTATATGCTGGCTTATATCGGTGAATCGGTAGTGGCTGATCTGCGCAATCAGCTATGGCAAAAGGTTCTGCGTTTACCGGTGCCATATTTCGACCAAAATGAAACAGGAGAAACGATGAGCAGGATTACGCAGGACACTACAGTGTTAAAATCGCTGGTCTCGGAGCATTTAGTTTCATTCATCTCCGGCTTGATATCAATTGTCGGGGCGGTCATCATTTTACTTGTGCTCGATTGGAAAATGACTATTATTATGCTGATTAGTGTGCCTGTCAGCATGGCAATTCTATATCCGCTGGGACGGCTGATGCATAAAGTGGCGAAAGCGACACAGGCTGAAATGGCGAAGTTTTCAGGACATCTTGGCCGGGTGCTCGGTGATATACGTTTAGTAAAAGCCTATCGTGCAGAGCCAGCAGAAGGTGAGAAAGGGAAGGCTGCGATCCGGTCATTGTTAGGATATGGCCTAAAAGAAGCGAAAATCCAGGCAGTCATCTCTCCAATCATGATGTTGACGATGATGGGCATCCTAGTAGTAATCCTCGGATACGGCGGCGCACAAGTGGCAAAAGGTGACTTGTCTGCCGGTACGCTCGTTGCGATTATTTTCTTGCTTTTTCAGATCATCATGCCATTTGCAAAGATGGCCCAATTTTTCACTTCATTCCAGAAGGCAGTGGGCGCGACGGAACGGATTCAGGGAATTTTGCACATGAATTCGGAACCCGCAGAAGGCAAGTCTGTTTCAAAAGCTAATGAAACCATTACGTTTTCAGATGTTCATTTTTCTTATGAAGAGGGAAAGGAAGTAGTGAAGGGCATTTCTTTCGCCGCTGAAACAGGCACTGTGACGGCATTTGTCGGACCGAGCGGAGGAGGAAAGACGACGATATTCTCATTGGTTGAACGGTTCTATCAGCCGACTTCAGGAGAAATACGGTTTGGGGATGCATCTATACAAACTATCCCGTTATCCGACTGGCGCCGTCGAATCGGCTATGTGTCGCAGGAAAGCCCGTTATTAAGCGGGACGATTCTCGACAATATCGCGTATGGACTGGAGAAAAGACCGCCGCTTGACCAAGTGATCGAGGCGGCAAAAGCAGCCAATGCATATACGTTTATCGAGGAAATGCCTGATGGATTTGAAACGATGGTGGGAGAGCGCGGCATGAAACTGTCAGGAGGTCAGCGGCAGCGCATTGCCATTGCCCGGGCACTGCTGCATAACCCAGAAATTTTACTGCTGGACGAAGCGACGTCAAATCTGGACAGCGGCTCCGAAACACATGTACAAGAAGCACTTCGCCGATTGATGCATGGTCGGACGACACTCATCATTGCCCATCGGCTGGCAACTGTATTGCATGCAGATCAGCTGCTGTTTCTGGAAAACGGACAAATCACCGGAAGGGGCCGTCATGCCGAATTACTGGAAACGCATGAGCTCTATCGTGAGTTTGCGGCCGGACAGGGATTGGCATAA
- a CDS encoding uracil-DNA glycosylase, which yields MFRIPDELARIAQERSEGFPVEGFVRGEGPESPSLLLIGEAPGEHEAIHGIPFIGRAGDELMKSLASIGLTREDVYMTSSFRSRPYKWGTKKERDGSLTERKYNRPPTQKEQLAHAPVLDFEVKNLRPKLIVTLGNIGLQRLLGKHAKVTALHGQVITQPVQYLAALEDTQYSWTDHSYTIVPTFHPASVFYRPSLRPELESDWQRIGEYLQGLTDNSFE from the coding sequence ATGTTTCGCATACCTGATGAATTGGCGCGTATTGCGCAAGAACGCAGCGAAGGATTTCCAGTGGAAGGCTTTGTGCGCGGAGAAGGTCCCGAATCACCGTCGCTTTTATTGATCGGTGAAGCACCCGGAGAACACGAAGCGATACACGGCATCCCGTTTATAGGACGTGCGGGTGATGAGCTGATGAAATCACTGGCATCGATCGGTCTGACGCGGGAAGATGTGTATATGACGAGTTCATTCCGCAGCAGGCCTTATAAATGGGGGACGAAGAAAGAACGTGACGGCAGTTTGACTGAACGTAAATATAACCGGCCGCCTACTCAAAAAGAGCAGCTGGCTCATGCGCCGGTACTTGATTTTGAAGTAAAAAATCTGCGTCCGAAGCTCATCGTGACACTCGGCAATATCGGCCTTCAGCGATTGCTCGGAAAACACGCGAAAGTCACGGCGCTGCATGGACAAGTAATCACACAGCCCGTCCAATACTTAGCGGCACTGGAAGATACGCAGTACAGCTGGACAGATCATTCCTACACCATCGTGCCGACATTTCATCCGGCTTCCGTTTTTTACCGTCCATCTCTCCGTCCGGAACTGGAGAGCGACTGGCAGCGGATCGGTGAATATCTCCAAGGACTAACAGATAACTCATTTGAATAA
- a CDS encoding MFS transporter — protein sequence MFDAMDVGILSFVIAALAVDWQLTSSEMGWIGSINSIGMAVGAFGFGLLADRIGRKQVFMITLVLFSVASGLSALTTSLWAFLILRFLVGAGLGGELPVASTLVSESVSAKERGRVVVLLESFWAAGWLIAALIAYFVIPSFGWRIALIITALPAFYAIYLRRNLPDSKKFEEQGKTTQSTGQKLKQLLAPAFRKRTIMLWIVWFAVVFSYYGMFLWLPSVMVLKGFSLIKSFGYVLLMTLAQLPGYFSAAWLIERMGRKFVLATYLFGTALSALAFGNADSLFTLMVAGALLSFFNLGAWGALYAYSPEQYPTSIRATGSGTAAAVGRVGGIFGPLLVGTLLAAGHGFGMIFAIFCGAILVGVLAVIFLGTETKQTELT from the coding sequence ATGTTCGACGCGATGGATGTTGGTATTCTGTCCTTTGTTATAGCCGCATTGGCAGTAGACTGGCAGCTGACTTCGTCTGAAATGGGCTGGATTGGCAGTATCAATTCAATCGGTATGGCGGTTGGGGCATTCGGTTTCGGGCTGCTTGCAGACCGCATCGGACGAAAGCAAGTATTTATGATCACATTAGTTTTATTTTCAGTCGCAAGCGGATTATCTGCTTTAACGACTTCATTATGGGCATTCCTGATACTCCGTTTTCTGGTAGGCGCAGGTTTAGGCGGAGAACTGCCTGTTGCATCCACACTGGTATCAGAAAGTGTATCCGCAAAAGAACGCGGACGTGTCGTAGTGCTGCTTGAAAGCTTCTGGGCTGCGGGCTGGCTGATTGCGGCATTGATTGCATACTTTGTGATCCCGAGTTTCGGCTGGCGGATTGCTTTGATTATTACTGCGCTTCCGGCGTTTTATGCCATTTATTTACGGCGTAATTTGCCGGATTCCAAGAAGTTTGAAGAACAGGGAAAAACAACACAGTCAACTGGCCAAAAGTTGAAGCAGTTATTGGCTCCAGCATTCAGAAAACGGACTATCATGCTGTGGATTGTATGGTTTGCGGTAGTCTTCTCGTATTACGGCATGTTCTTATGGCTGCCGAGTGTGATGGTGCTGAAAGGTTTCAGTCTGATCAAGAGCTTCGGCTATGTTTTGCTGATGACACTTGCACAGCTGCCGGGCTACTTCAGCGCGGCATGGCTCATTGAGAGAATGGGACGCAAATTCGTCCTCGCCACGTATTTGTTCGGAACGGCGCTCAGTGCGCTTGCTTTCGGAAATGCAGATTCCTTATTTACTTTAATGGTGGCGGGCGCACTGCTGTCATTCTTTAATCTGGGTGCATGGGGAGCGCTGTACGCGTATTCTCCTGAACAGTACCCTACTTCAATTCGTGCAACGGGCTCCGGCACTGCAGCGGCTGTAGGACGTGTAGGCGGCATCTTCGGACCGCTTCTTGTCGGTACGTTGCTAGCGGCAGGCCATGGATTCGGCATGATTTTCGCCATTTTCTGCGGGGCGATCCTAGTTGGCGTATTAGCCGTTATCTTCCTTGGAACTGAAACAAAACAGACTGAATTGACATAA